Within Buteo buteo chromosome 10, bButBut1.hap1.1, whole genome shotgun sequence, the genomic segment GCAGTCTCAAACCCTGTTCCAATTCTCACTGTCCCAAACGTATCATCCGGCTACTGTGGGTTAGCAGGCCTTCTGCCAGATTAATTACTCAATCCACAGAAGGGTATGTGTTCCTCTGCTTGGCCAGCTGAGATAAGCATCCTTCTATGCAAACGTGTCTGCTAGTCAAGCTCATGTGTGCTAGTGCatctggaggtatttaaaagacatgtagatgtggtgcttagggacatggctTAGTGGTGGAGTAGGCAGTGCTaagttaacagttggacttgatcttaaaggtctttcctAACCTAAACAatgctatgattctatgattctaacaGGAACAGCCCCAGAGACCCCAGATTTGACCCAGAATCCCTCTGACCAACTCTAGAGATGACTGCAACAGCCCAAGAGAACTCAGATACCCTCAGAGCATCCTAGGGACGCGTGGATGGCCTTAGGGAGACCCCAGTGACCCCAGAGAGCCCTATTACTTCAGTTTGAACTGTTTctttacattgattttttttcctttgtcagatACTGTTACTACATCTTCGGACATTTTTCATCCCCTTCTGGTCTTGTATAGCACATTTAAGGatgccttttcttgttttgtaagGGTGCTGTTTCTCACATTCTTGTGGGGCAGCATGCATCAGCTCTCACCTCCTCAGAATATTTGAATTCTTTTCGACACTTCTCCCACAATGTCATGGCATCCAACTTAGGCCATCAAGTTCTGAATGGCTGGAGAATTGGACAGGTAAAAAGTGGTGTGAAGGTCAGGACCAGTGGGTAGTGGTTAATGGATCATACTCTACTTGGCTGATGGTAGAATATAGAGTACGACATGGGGCTGTGCTGGAAACTCTTCTGCTTCATGTCTTTGTCAATGACTGAGCATGCTTTTATCATATTGGCAGATGACACCAGGTTGGGAGGGATCAGTTAGTATGCTTCCAACAGGACTACCATTCAGGGAGCACCATTCACCCTGGAAGATGGGTTGACAGAAACCTGATGAAAGTCAACAAGGAAAAATGCGAAATCCTGTACCCTGGAAGGAAGACCACAACAGTGCTGGTGAGGGGGCAGCCTGGCTGGAGAGTAGAGCTATGGAAAAAGACCTGTGTGTCTTGGTTGACAGAAAGGTGACCAAGACCCAGCAGCGTGCTTTGGCGGCAAAGAGAGTGCAACAGAAGCCTGAACTGGGTTAACAGGGGCATAGCCAGTAGACCAAGGGAAGCGATTATCTTACTCGGCTCAGCACTCATTAGACCACACCTAAAATACTATTTTGGGGAGCCATGAGAACATGCAACCCTCCCCTGCACATCCCAGGATCCCCAATTCCCTCCCCAAAGGTACCACTGGTACCCCAGTATCTCCCAGAATCCCGATTGCCTACACCTCTCCTAGCAATTCTCCCTAGGATTCTCCCACCTCTCCACACAGCAAGCACTCCAGGTCACTCCAGGAAGACAAGACCTCCCAGAACCACCTAGGaaccccaaagcccccaggaccccccaatGCCCCCTATCTACCCTGCCACCTACCTCCCCCAACCCTGGCACCCCCAGAACTCTCTTATTTCCTCAGGATCTTCCATGCACCCCAAGATGCCTCTCAGTCCTGAGACACAGGCACACCCTCCCCCATGCCCAATGAACACAGGCACCCAGAGCCCCAGTGCCCTCCACCCACCTCCTGGTCCCCACCACCCATCCAGGACACTCAGGTCATTGGTCTCCTGCTCCTTGCAAGAAGCATCTGGATGTCTGGGTTCCCCAGCAGAAACAACAAGACCCAGATGGGCAGTTCAGGAGCCACTTTTATTCAACCCAAGTGTGGGAGGAAATTGGGGGATCCCCAGCTCCCAGTGAAGGGCTCAGGGCAGGGGAGTGAGTATTCCTGGAGGCACAGGATTGCCATGTGGCGAGTCTTTGTGTCTCATGGGGTCCCTACAGTCTACGGCATGTaccctgggggtggggggttacCAGAAACCACAGGAGGAACCCATTCTGGGAGAGGGATCTGGGAGCAATTTTGTCCCATAGAGGTGCCCATGGATGCTACCTGGGGATCCCAGTATGGTGTGCAAAGCTTTTAAGCCCCCCTAGGTATTATTGGGGGTTTCAGGTGATCTCAAGGGGTCCTCAACGCAGCTGGGGCCACGCAAGGCAGGCGGTACAGTGAGGACACAGGCTTGGAAGTCAGTATAGGCATGGGGCAAGGTGCCCCGGGTGATCCAGCGCCGGGTGCCTGGCTGGTAGGCATGGATCAAGTGGGTGTCCTTGTAGGTCTCATGACTGTACCCTCCCAGTACGAGCAgttccccccccagcacagctgcGCCCCCAGCTACATGGgcatggggcagggggctgAGGAGGACCCAGATGTCCAGCTTGGGGCTGTAGACCTCAAAGGCCAGCTGGTCCCTGTAGCCAGTCTGCCCGTCCCGCTGGCACAGCCCCCCGGCCACATAGAGCTGCCCACCCGCCTCCTCCATGATGTGGCCAGCTCGCTGGCCATTCATGGGGGCCAGGAGCTTGGCAGGTTCACCCGGGCTGTAGCGCAGCAAGGACGCCTGGCACTGGCATGCCTCGTCACACCCCCCTGACACGTAGAGGGTACCGTCCAGGGCACACGCCGCGTGCCCACACAGAGCCATTGGCAGGGGCTGGCACCTCCTGGgcaaggagagagggagggggtgAAGGGCAGGTTAAGCAGGGCTACCCTATGATGACTGCCTGCCCAGGAGTTCCCCAGTGAGCCATGGCTCCATTGACTGCTCAGCAGGCAACGCTGGCCAACACCCAGTGAGCCTCAGTGGGCAGCATCAGCTAACACATAATGGATGCCCAAGGGGCATCACCGTTCAACACTTTGTAGACCCCAAAAGACATCATTGGTCAACCCACAGTGGAGTCCCTCAATGGACAGTATTGGCCAACACGCAACAGCGCACCCAATGAACACAGctggaaaatgtttaaatgattTGTCTCATTGGCAAGTGGCCAACAGACCCTCAGTGAATACTATTGCCAAAAACTCATTCACCACCCAATAGGCAACACTGGCCAACACCCAGTGACCCCCAAGGGACATGGTTGCTCAACACCTAGTAGACCTCTCCCAAAGGCCACTGTAGGCCCATTCTCCATTGGAGGATCAGTGACCCAAGGACCACTCAACGGGCACCACTGGCCAACGCAAGGGCCTCCTAAGGCAGGGGAAAGCAGGAGTCTATGTGGAGCAGTCTCACCTCCAGATGTCATTGGCCAGGTCATAGCACTCCACAGTGTCTGTGCAGTAGATCTCCCCCGAGCTGCCCCCCAGGGCATAGATGAAATCCCCTAGTGCCACAGCAGCAAAGTAGCTTCGCCCACAGGTCATGCTGGCCCGGCGCTCCCAGGAATCATCCATAGGCTGATACCTGGGTTTGAGAGGTAAAGAGGCAAGAGGCTACCTGTTACCTACAATGCCACGAAGTGATGTGGGCACTGCTAAGGGCAACAACCCACCTACAACCGGCCAATCCCATAAAGCCTTGGAGCCACACGGTCTCCTTGCATGGGAATATCCCCTCCTTCTGGGCAATACCAAACCCATAATGCCCTAAGGCATCTCCAGGTAGAAGCCTCCCTGCCCTACCCCCAAAAAGCCTGTCACATTCCAGAGTGGGAAGGCACCTCCTAGTCCTACACCCAACCAATCCCAGAATGCCTTGGGGACACTTGACCAACCGCAATGCCTTGGGTCCATGGGGCAGCTCTAGCTCCACCAACACCGCCTCTGATCCCACAATGTCCTGGTGCTACATGCAACCTCCTGGTCCCCTGTAGCTCTCACCTGTAGACACTGGCCAGGGTGTCACGGACCCCGTAGTAGCATTTTCCACCCAAGACGTAGAGGATGTTGcccacaacagctacagcatgGCGGAAGCGTGGGCCATCAGGAAAGTGTCCCAGTGCCCGCCACTCCACCCGCTTCACCAGACCCACAGCACTGAGGTAGCGGTGAGCAAACCAGAGGTGTCGGCTGGGCTTCCGGGCAGCCAGGTTGGCCGTCAGTTTGTCTCCACCACAAACCACGAGCACCTCTTGCAAGGAACGCACCCGGCATGGCAGCTGGGCCATGGGGGCCAAACTTTCTACCATGAGCTCACGGAGGACCTTTGGGTCAGCTACCCCTGCAGCCACCGACGGGACCTTCTTCAGCTCCCGGCCGGACATGAGGGCAAAGCGAACAGATGACAGGACCTCCTTGGCTAGATCCTCTTGGCCATTTCCATTGGCCATAAGCCACCGTGACGCTGCTTCCAAGGCCTCCAGTTCATGGAGGACATTGAGACCGTCCGAGCGGAGGAGGCGGATTAGGAGGTGCGCAGGAAGATCCAGGAAGGCCGGTGTGGCCACCACACTGGGGAAGGTGGCCAAGATGTAGTCCTCTGCTACGCGGCCCACCTGGGCCAGCCCGTAAGCCACAGCGAAGGCCAGCACGTCCAGGCCAGTTTCTGGGGTCAGGCCACGAGTGAAAACATCCAGGCAGAGGGTGAGGAGCCCCCAGGCCTGGTAGCGCAGGGAGGTCTCGGCTGCCTCCAGGACCGCAGGCCACGGCCCTGCCACCGCCCCCGTGTAGGcgaaggagaggaggaggcgAAGCTCGGCTGGGGACAGCCCCGTGGCCAGCGGGGTAGCGGGGTCGTGGGTGGCCTCCCGCATGGGGGAAGTGAAGAGGGCCCGGAAGAAGTCACAGGAGCAGCTCAGGGCCAGGCGCTGaactggagggaaggaggaagaatggtgggaggcagcaggggaccCTTTGTACTGAGCAGCCCCCTGGGAACTCGGGTGTCCTGGCCCCCTCCCACCAAAGCCCCAGCTCTCCCGAGGAGACCAGCCCTGTGGGCGCCTCGAGCTCCTCATCCGCACCTGGAGCCTCAGCCCCCAGCATGCCTGGCAGGGGACCCggctgtcccctgtccccctcctcagcccctcctgggggaccccccacccccagctcaccTGGGATGACCTCGTCCCCTGCCCAGAGCTGGAGGTCGCAGCCCAGGCCGCTGGCATGGAGTTGCTCCATGGCTCTTAGTGTCTCCCACTGCTCCTCCAGGGGCTCAGGACCCCCCTCCTGGGGGTCACTCTCCAGCCGCGGGGCACAGGCAGCCACCACCCGGGGGGCCCCGAGGACCCGGGCagcctcctccacctccttctcccgGCCGTGGGGCACGGTTCCCCCATAGGCGAAGGCAAGCACGGCCCGCCAACCCCACAGCGTGGCCCCAGGTGGCAGGGGGAGGCTGGGCGGGGGGCCCTGGCGCAGCTCTCTGGTCCTGCTCTCCAGGAAGcggaggaagaaggagctgaTGGAGGCCAGGACCACGGCGTGGGCCATGTCGCCCTCCGGCCCCACGGCCACGTCCACCAGCAGTCCCGCGGTGCGGAGGTGGTCGGCCGTGGCCAGGAAGTGTCTGGCGTGGGCCCCATCCCGCAGGCTCcactgggctggggctggccccTCGGCAACCCACATCTTGCCTGTGGAACACAGagtgggggggtcagggtgccGTCCCCACAGCCAGAGCCTCTGGCCCATGGCAGGAGTCCTGGCTGGGGACACGgggtcctgctgctggcactgcccACAGTGAAAGCCACTGGATCCATCACCAGAGTCCCCCATCTGCCTCATTGCTGAACCCTCAGGATAAAGCCACTGCCCCACAGCCAACGCCGCTGCCCCACAGCTCAGTCCACTGTCAATGATCAAACCCTCTGTCCTATAGCAGAAGCCACCAAGCCCTTCCCTAACCATTGCCCCATAGTCGAAACTACTGGTGCTCCAACAGCGGCAGAGCCACTTGGCACCTGGCATGGCTCCCCAGCAAAGCCACCTGTGCCGCCCGTTTGGTGCGTGGCAGCATCTGCTGTGCGCTGCCTGTGGCGTGTCGCGCTGCCTATTGCATGTTGCGATGCATTGCACTGCGAGTTGTGTCTGACGTTGCACGTCGTGCTCCCTCTTGCACCGCTTACTGTCAGGGTGTGCGGATCCTCGCGTGGCATGCTGCGTCACACCGCAGCGCGCTGCACGCtgttgccccccacccccaccccgtcACGAGTGGCACCTCACGTGTCGCTTGCTGTGTTTGCACGGTGTTGCGTGTCCTCGCTCAAGCCGTGCGTTTTGCAGCCCAGCGTTGTGCTTGCTGTATGCCGTGTCCTGCGTTGCCGCGtgctgtgccgtgccatgcACTCGTCCCCCCTTACCGCCTGCCGCCGCTCCGGGAAGCTCCTGTGACCCCAGAGGAATGTGCCTGGGTAATTATAGCCCACACAGGGCACGTGGCCTCGgccaggagctgggagaggtgCACGCAGAGGGAGGTCCGAGGCGCCGGAGTCCCAGgacagggcagcagggacacTCGAGTCCCCTGAGGACAGGCAGTGGGGTGGGTGGAAGCTGCCGggagttttttccccctcttggGCAGCAGgaaggtgcgggcagggctgtAAACCCAGGTTTTACCCTGGGCAGGCCCTGTTAGGGGTCTCTGGCCCATCAGCCCCCTCCTAAACCTTGCTCACCACCAGAGCCCAGGGTGAAGCAGGGCCCCCTCAAAAGTccttggtggggggggggagaaacaccctccctgctcccccagcaccaCAGGTGGTGACACCTCCACCACCACCGGCTGTGCTCCTGAACTGGAGCCCAGCCCCACTGACCCCCACACTGAAGAGCcggggctcccccagccccggtgcCAGGGAGCACATGGGGACACCAGCCCCTTGGTCCACCTTGGCCCAGCCCCAAGCACCCCCAGGACCATGCTGCACCCCCCAGGATCCCCACGTGCCCACAGAGAGCACATACCAGGGAGCAGCACAGCATGCCATGGCTGTGACCACGTGTCCCTCCTCTGTCACTCTGTCCCCTCTGCTGTCCTTGAGTCCCCCAATCTCCTTGTCTGCTGTTCCCCTCTCCTGTTCCCTCCCCTCACACCTCCCTGTGTTCCCCTACCCCACATCCCTGCTTCCCCTAGTGCCAATTTTCCCTGTCTCTATTAActcccatcctcatccccaaaTATCCTGTCCCTGTACCCTCATATTCCCATGTGCCTGGTTGAATTGTGTCCTCCCGAAGATGATTTCACAGCCTCTCCAAGTCCATTTTTCAGCACTTACCTATCCCAActgtgagaatttttttccttccatctaCTTAGAATTTCCCTTTCTGCAACTTGTGCTTGTTATTTCTCACCCTTTACTGTGCACCTGAGCCTGCCTTTTCTGTAACCATTAAGTCGTGAAAAAATGGTATTAGATCAGCCCTCaaccttcttttctccagactgaatgATGCAGTTCTCACCGCTGCTTGTGCATCCTGTGTCTCAACCCTCTACACCTTTTTGGTGGCTTTGCTGGATGTGCCTGTTTGCACACAGAAAATTCAAccagacacagccctgagcaacctgctccaaTTTTGAGCAGGAAGATCTCCAGGGGTCCCTTCAACGTCAGCTATTCCCCCATTCTAATCCTGAAGTTGTGGGCTCTAGACTTCCTTAAATGCTTATTGGAGAAAGCCCCTGGGGTCCTGAACACCTTGTTATGGGCAATCTATACCTACCTTCCCCACCCCAACTTCCTCATCAAGCTAGAGCCAAGTGCCTCTTCAGCAGTTTTGACTCCAAACCCTTACTGATCTTACTTGTCTCAGTGCGGTGGAATCCCAACCCTTGCCAAAAAATCCTGCA encodes:
- the KLHL33 gene encoding kelch-like protein 33, with amino-acid sequence MWVAEGPAPAQWSLRDGAHARHFLATADHLRTAGLLVDVAVGPEGDMAHAVVLASISSFFLRFLESRTRELRQGPPPSLPLPPGATLWGWRAVLAFAYGGTVPHGREKEVEEAARVLGAPRVVAACAPRLESDPQEGGPEPLEEQWETLRAMEQLHASGLGCDLQLWAGDEVIPVQRLALSCSCDFFRALFTSPMREATHDPATPLATGLSPAELRLLLSFAYTGAVAGPWPAVLEAAETSLRYQAWGLLTLCLDVFTRGLTPETGLDVLAFAVAYGLAQVGRVAEDYILATFPSVVATPAFLDLPAHLLIRLLRSDGLNVLHELEALEAASRWLMANGNGQEDLAKEVLSSVRFALMSGRELKKVPSVAAGVADPKVLRELMVESLAPMAQLPCRVRSLQEVLVVCGGDKLTANLAARKPSRHLWFAHRYLSAVGLVKRVEWRALGHFPDGPRFRHAVAVVGNILYVLGGKCYYGVRDTLASVYRYQPMDDSWERRASMTCGRSYFAAVALGDFIYALGGSSGEIYCTDTVECYDLANDIWRRCQPLPMALCGHAACALDGTLYVSGGCDEACQCQASLLRYSPGEPAKLLAPMNGQRAGHIMEEAGGQLYVAGGLCQRDGQTGYRDQLAFEVYSPKLDIWVLLSPLPHAHVAGGAAVLGGELLVLGGYSHETYKDTHLIHAYQPGTRRWITRGTLPHAYTDFQACVLTVPPALRGPSCVEDPLRSPETPNNT